From the Quercus lobata isolate SW786 chromosome 6, ValleyOak3.0 Primary Assembly, whole genome shotgun sequence genome, one window contains:
- the LOC115995007 gene encoding heterogeneous nuclear ribonucleoprotein H3 isoform X1: protein MYGPRGAMLGSGGVSDGYEVGSKRQRMMESNPYFAVSSGPSGFQPYGYAGGFQPPPFPVVRLRGLPFNCTDIDIFKFFAGLDIVDVLLVNKSGRFSGEAFVVFAGSMQVEFALQRDRQSMGRRYVEVFRCKRQDYYNAVAGEVNYEGIYDNDYHGSPPPARSKRFNDKDQLEYTEILKMRGLPFSVKKTEIVEFFRDFKLIEERVHIACRPDGKATGEAYVEFVTVDEAKRAMCKDKMTIGSRYVELFPSTPDEARRAESRSRQ from the exons ATGTACGGACCAAGAGG GGCAATGTTGGGAAGCGGGGGGGTTTCGGACGGGTACGAGGTCGGCTCAAAGAGACAAAGAATGATGGAATCCAATCCCTACTTCGCAGTGAGCAGCGGCCCAAGTGGCTTTCAACCTTATGGCTATGCTGGTGGCTTTCAGCCCCCTCCTTTTCCAGTAGTTCGTCTCAGGGGGCTTCCCTTCAACTGTACTGATATTgacattttcaagttttttgctGGACTGGACATTGTGGATGTTTTGCTGGTTAACAAGAGCGGACGGTTCTCAGGAGAAGCCTTTGTTGTCTTCGCGGGATCCATGCAGGTTGAGTTTGCTTTACAGAGAGATCGGCAGAGCATGGGAAGGAGGTATGTGGAAGTTTTCAGATGCAAGAGACAGGATTATTACAATGCTGTTGCTGGAGAGGTAAACTATGAAGGAATCTATGATAATGATTACCATGGAAGCCCTCCTCCGGCCCGATCAAAGAGGTTCAATGATAAGGACCAACTGGAATACACTGAAATATTGAAGATGCGTGGTCTCCCTTTCTCTGtgaaaaaaactgaaattgtTGAATTTTTCCGGGATTTTAAGCTGATAGAAGAAAGAGTACATATTGCATGTCGCCCAGATGGGAAAGCTACCGGCGAGGCATATGTAGAGTTTGTGACTGTAGATGAGGCTAAGAGAGCGATGTGCAAGGACAAGATGACAATTGGGTCTAGGTATGTGGAG
- the LOC115994446 gene encoding eukaryotic translation initiation factor 3 subunit D-like, protein MVGGGGGGGEFEVGEVPFNPDGWGPPDSSNLNLNLPVNVPFAPFSRSDKLGRIADWTRTNYNNQNQNRNKNPSDSVFDFSNDDSFPSSGAADDDSSFRLVDGKPPPKPKFGPKWRFQQQRQLPQRRDEEVEAKKREAEKERARRDRHYNNNRSNANNMMRREPLKSSVDIQPEWNMLDQIPFSTFSKLSFSVPEPEDLLLCGGLEFYDRSFDRITPKNERRLERFKNRNFFKVTTTDDPVIRRLASEDKATVFATDTILATLMCAPRSVYSWDIVVQRVGNKLFFDKRDGSQLDLLSVHETSQEPLPEAKDDINSSYSLGVEAAYINQNFSQQVLIRDGKKVAFEEPNPFASEGEEVASVAYRYRRWKLDNDMYLVARCEVQSVVEINNQRSFLTLNALNEFDSKYSGVDWRQKLETQRGAVLATELKNNANKMAKWTAQALLASADMMKLGYVSRVHPRDHFNHVILAVVGYKPREFASQINLNTSNMWGIVKSIVDLCMKLNEGKYVLVKDPAKPQVRIYEVPADAFENDYVEEPLPEDEQVQPPTEDAESAEPNAATNDVEEKEVVAQA, encoded by the coding sequence ATGgtaggaggaggaggaggaggaggagagttCGAAGTTGGAGAAGTCCCATTCAATCCTGACGGATGGGGCCCTCCCGATTCTTCCAATCTCAACCTAAATCTCCCTGTCAACGTCCCCTTCGCCCCTTTCTCCCGCTCCGATAAGCTTGGCCGTATCGCCGACTGGACCCGCACCAACTACAACAACCAGAACCAGAACCGCAACAAGAACCCTTCCGATTCCGTCTTCGACTTCTCCAACGACGACTCCTTCCCTTCCTCCGGCGCCGCCGATGACGACTCCTCCTTCCGTCTCGTCGACGGCAAGCCTCCACCTAAGCCCAAGTTCGGCCCCAAGTGGAGGTTCCAGCAACAGCGCCAGCTCCCTCAACGCCGCGACGAGGAAGTCGAAGCCAAAAAGCGCGAGGCAGAGAAGGAACGTGCTCGCCGCGACCGTCACTACAACAATAACCGCTCCAACGCCAACAACATGATGCGCCGAGAGCCTTTGAAATCCTCCGTCGATATCCAGCCCGAATGGAACATGCTCGATCAGATCCCCTTCTCCACCTTCTCCAAGCTCTCCTTCTCAGTCCCCGAACCAGAGGACCTCCTCCTCTGCGGCGGACTCGAGTTCTACGATCGATCCTTTGACCGCATCACTCCCAAGAACGAGCGCCGCCTTGAGCGCTTCAAAAACCGCAATTTCTTCAAGGTTACCACCACTGATGACCCTGTCATCCGCCGCCTCGCCAGCGAGGACAAAGCCACCGTCTTCGCCACCGACACGATCCTCGCCACCCTCATGTGTGCGCCCAGGTCGGTTTACTCGTGGGACATTGTGGTCCAGAGGGTCGGGAACAAGTTGTTCTTCGATAAGCGTGATGGCTCTCAGCTCGATTTGCTTTCTGTCCACGAGACCTCTCAGGAGCCCTTGCCTGAGGCCAAGGACGATATCAATTCCTCCTATTCCCTCGGCGTGGAGGCTGCTTACATCAACCAGAATTTCTCCCAGCAGGTTCTCATTAGGGATGGGAAAAAGGTCGCATTCGAAGAGCCTAATCCCTTCGCCAGTGAAGGAGAAGAGGTTGCCTCTGTGGCATATCGCTATAGGCGCTGGAAGCTCGATAACGATATGTACTTGGTGGCTCGGTGTGAGGTACAGAGTGTTGTTGAGATTAACAATCAGAGGTCTTTCTTAACTCTGAATGCACTCAACGAATTCGACTCCAAATACTCGGGTGTTGATTGGAGGCAGAAGCTCGAGACTCAGAGAGGTGCTGTGTTGGCCACTGAGCTAAAGAACAATGCGAATAAGATGGCCAAATGGACGGCTCAGGCTTTGCTAGCTAGTGCCGATATGATGAAACTGGGGTATGTCTCTAGGGTTCATCCTCGTGATCATTTTAACCATGTGATATTGGCAGTTGTTGGGTACAAGCCAAGGGAGTTCGCTTCACAGATTAATTTGAATACTTCAAATATGTGGGGGATTGTGAAGTCCATTGTGGACTTGTGTATGAAGTTGAACGAGGGGAAGTATGTGCTTGTCAAGGACCCAGCCAAACCACAAGTTAGGATCTATGAGGTGCCTGCGGATGCATTCGAGAATGATTATGTGGAGGAGCCACTGCCGGAGGATGAGCAGGTTCAGCCACCCACGGAGGATGCTGAGAGTGCAGAGCCAAATGCTGCTACAAATGATGTGGAGGAGAAGGAGGTGGTTGCACAGGCTTGA
- the LOC115950676 gene encoding uncharacterized protein LOC115950676, whose translation MGEEVESVGHRVSAAAPLTFTIVITFQLLSGWLERLKKKRGSTNATVIQFRGEIKQLLKEASSLSQPSTFAQAAKLRRLAAAKEKELANYQESHSKEMKMSYDLYLKVLFLFKVLTYFVLICWFWRVPVATISQRLVQPFGKLLSWRTGGTLNNHVMVGIIPWLILSTRVSKFVCRLLK comes from the exons atgggagaaGAGGTAGAATCCGTGGGGCATCGAGTATCGGCTGCAGCTCCTTTAACCTTCACGATTGTCATCACCTTTCAGCTCCTCTCCGGGTGGCTCGAACGCTTAAAGAAGAAG AGAGGATCCACTAATGCTACAGTAATCCAGTTTCGTGGAGAGATAAAGCAACTCTTGAAAGAGGCGAGCTCCTTGTCACA GCCATCCACATTTGCACAAGCTGCGAAACTTAGGAGGTTAGCAGCTGCCAAGGAGAAGGAACTTGCAAACT ATCAAGAATCACATAGCAAGGAAATGAAAATGTCATATGATTTGTATCTGAAAGTTCTGTTTCTTTTCAAG GTTTTGACATATTTTGTGCTCATTTGCTGGTTTTGGAGGGTTCCTGTTGCCACCATATCTCAGCGACTTGTGCAACCCTTTG ggAAATTGCTATCTTGGAGGACAGGAGGCACTTTAAACAACCATGTTATG GTTGGGATAATACCCTGGTTAATATTATCTACCAGGGTGAGCAAATTTGTTTGTCGACTCCTCAAGTAG
- the LOC115950965 gene encoding HMG1/2-like protein gives MKGGKAKADTRRTDSRLKSKGAAAAGKKQSKKAAKDPNKPKRPASAFFVFMEEFRKQYAKEHPNNKAVSAVGKAGGEKWKSMSESDKAPYVAKAEKRKTEYNKTMQAYNKKLAEGGNGNDEEESDKSKSEVHDDEDEEDESGEDEDDDE, from the exons ATGAAAGGTGGTAAGGCAAAGGCTGATACCAGAAGAACTGACAGCAG GCTGAAGAGTAAAGGTGCTGCAGCGGCGGGAAAGAAACAATCGAAGAAAGCTGCGAAGGATCCAAACAAGCCAAAGAGGCCTGCTAGTGCTTTCTTCGTTTTCAT gGAGGAGTTTAGGAAGCAGTACGCGAAAGAGCATCCAAATAACAAGGCCGTGTCTGCG GTCGGTAAAGCTGGTGGTGAGAAATGGAAATCGATGTCTGAATCT GACAAAGCTCCCTATGTGGCTAAGGCAGAGAAGAGGAAGACTGAGTACAATAAGACCATGCAGGCTTACAATAAGAAATTG GCTGAGGGTGGAAATGGAAACGATGAGGAAGAGTCCGACAAGTCCAAGTCTGAAGTGCACGATGATGAGGATGAAGAGGACGAGAGCGGCGAG gatgaagatgatgatgagtaG
- the LOC115994969 gene encoding cancer-related nucleoside-triphosphatase, with product MAGPGKCFLVTGPPGVGKTTLIMRVFETLKASNPNLKVQGFYTREIRQGSERVGFEVVTLDGRRGPLASTTISSPESLRWPNVGKYRVDIASFESLALPELQVREDTDLFIIDEVGKMEMYSSSFFPAVLKVLESNIPVLASVPIPKFGRDIPGVARLKNHPGATMSTLSTSNRDAVKDQIYSILVDLMRKQ from the exons ATGGCAGGGCCCGGCAAATGCTTCCTCGTCACCGGTCCTCCT GGTGTGGGTAAAACCACACTGATCATGAGAGTTTTTGAAACCCTCAAAGCCTCTAACCCCAACTTAAAGGTTCAAGGATTTTACACTC GTGAAATCAGACAAGGAAGCGAGAGAGTCGGGTTTGAGGTTGTCACTTTAGACGGTCGCAGAGGTCCACTTGCCTCCACCACTATTTCAAG CCCTGAGTCTCTTAGATGGCCTAATGTTGGGAAGTACAGAGTAGATATTGCGTCATTTGAGTCACTAGCACTACCTGAGTTGCAG GTCAGAGAGGATACTGATCTCTTCATCATTGATGAAGTTGGTAAGATGGAGATGTACAGTTCATCTTTCTTCCCCGCAGTTCTAAAAGTTCTAGAATCAAACATCCCAGTTTTGGCTTCTGTCCCTATTCCAAAATTTGGCCGTGATATACCTGGAG TTGCAAGGTTGAAGAATCATCCAGGGGCAACTATGTCTACATTGAGCACAAGTAACAGGGATGCTGTTAAAGATCAGATATATTCCATACTGGTAGACTTGATGAGAAAACAGTAG